The proteins below come from a single Streptomyces spongiicola genomic window:
- a CDS encoding acyl-CoA synthetase gives MSERDSGAPRADSGAPRADSGAPRADSGPPRPDSPGGFWAQATADPARTVLIAPGGEEWTAGRLHGDANRLVHGLRAAGLRRGDAFAVVLPNGVEFLTAYLAATQAGFYLVPVNHHLTGPEAAWIVADSGAEVLIAHARFGAAAAAAADEAGLPANRRYAVGGVDGFRPYAALLDGQPAAPPADRTLGWVMNYTSGTTGRPRGVRRPLPGTPPEETHLGGFLGIFGIRPFDGNVHLVCSPMYHTAVLQFAGASLHLGHRLVLMDKWTPEEMLRLVDTHACTHTHMVPTQFHRLLALPEEVRARYDVSSMRHAVHSAAPCPGRVKRAMIEWWGHCVEEYYAASEGGGAFATAEDWLKKPGTVGRAWPISELAVFDDDGNRLPPGEVGTVYMKMSTGGFSYHRDEAKTRGNRIGDFFTVGDLGLLDEDGYLFLRDRRIDMIISGGVNIYPAEIESVLLGHPAVADAAVFGIPHADWGEEVKAVVEPAEGHAPGPGLSTAILTHCEHHLAGYKRPRSVDFVDAMPRDPNGKLYKRRLRDPYWEGRDRPV, from the coding sequence ATGAGTGAGCGGGATTCGGGAGCCCCCCGTGCGGACTCGGGAGCCCCCCGTGCGGACTCGGGAGCCCCCCGTGCGGACTCTGGACCCCCGCGGCCGGACTCCCCCGGGGGCTTCTGGGCACAGGCCACCGCCGATCCGGCACGGACGGTGCTGATCGCACCCGGCGGCGAGGAGTGGACCGCCGGACGGCTGCACGGCGACGCCAACCGCCTCGTGCACGGGCTGCGCGCCGCGGGGCTGCGACGGGGCGACGCCTTCGCCGTCGTCCTCCCCAACGGCGTCGAGTTCCTCACCGCCTACCTCGCCGCCACCCAGGCCGGCTTCTACCTCGTCCCCGTCAACCACCATCTCACCGGCCCGGAGGCCGCCTGGATCGTCGCCGACTCCGGAGCCGAGGTGCTCATCGCGCACGCACGCTTCGGTGCGGCCGCGGCCGCGGCCGCCGACGAGGCGGGTCTGCCGGCGAACCGGCGCTACGCCGTGGGCGGGGTGGACGGCTTCCGGCCGTACGCCGCACTCCTCGACGGGCAGCCCGCGGCACCGCCCGCGGACCGCACCCTCGGCTGGGTCATGAACTACACCTCCGGCACCACCGGCCGGCCCCGGGGCGTCCGCCGCCCCCTGCCCGGGACGCCGCCGGAGGAGACGCATCTGGGCGGGTTCCTCGGCATCTTCGGCATCAGGCCCTTCGACGGCAACGTCCACCTGGTGTGCTCGCCGATGTACCACACCGCCGTGCTCCAGTTCGCGGGAGCGTCACTGCACCTCGGCCACCGGCTGGTGCTGATGGACAAGTGGACGCCCGAGGAGATGCTGCGGCTCGTCGACACCCACGCCTGCACCCACACCCATATGGTCCCCACCCAGTTCCACCGGCTGCTCGCGCTGCCCGAGGAGGTACGGGCCCGATACGACGTCAGCTCCATGCGGCACGCCGTCCACAGCGCCGCGCCCTGCCCCGGCCGGGTGAAGCGGGCGATGATCGAATGGTGGGGGCACTGCGTCGAGGAGTACTACGCGGCCAGCGAGGGCGGAGGCGCCTTCGCCACGGCCGAGGACTGGCTGAAGAAGCCGGGCACGGTCGGCCGGGCCTGGCCCATCAGCGAACTCGCCGTCTTCGACGACGACGGCAACCGGCTGCCGCCCGGTGAGGTCGGCACCGTCTACATGAAGATGTCGACCGGCGGCTTCAGCTACCACAGGGACGAGGCCAAGACCCGCGGCAACCGCATCGGCGACTTCTTCACGGTCGGCGACCTCGGCCTGCTCGACGAGGACGGCTACCTCTTCCTCCGCGACCGCAGGATCGACATGATCATCTCGGGCGGCGTCAACATCTATCCCGCCGAGATCGAGTCCGTGCTGCTCGGCCACCCCGCCGTCGCCGACGCCGCCGTGTTCGGCATCCCGCACGCCGACTGGGGCGAGGAGGTCAAGGCCGTCGTCGAGCCGGCCGAGGGCCATGCCCCAGGACCCGGCCTCTCCACAGCCATCCTCACCCACTGCGAGCACCACCTCGCCGGCTACAAACGCCCCAGAAGCGTGGACTTCGTAGACGCCATGCCACGCGACCCCAACGGCAAGCTCTACAAGCGCCGCCTGCGGGACCCGTACTGGGAGGGACGCGACCGCCCGGTGTGA
- a CDS encoding alpha/beta fold hydrolase codes for MPTFPAHDGTALAYHTEGEGEPLLCLPGGPMRASAYLGDLGGLTADRRLIRLDLRGTGDSAVPDDEGTYRCDRLVDDVEALREHCGFDRADVLAHSAGANLALLYAAAYPARVKSLVLVTPGARALGIAATREDRRGAVALRRGEPWYEAGRAAWEALLGGAEPDDLWPDVVPFMYGRWDAAARKHAADDAHQTNPHARGGYHADGAFDPDATRRALAALEAPVLVIAGEYDGAPTPARAREIAAVFPHGGAAVQSGAGHYPWLDDPAAFRRTVADFPGAGTDFPETGGRPP; via the coding sequence ATGCCGACCTTCCCCGCGCACGACGGCACGGCGCTCGCCTACCACACCGAGGGCGAGGGCGAGCCGCTGCTCTGCCTCCCCGGCGGCCCCATGCGCGCCTCTGCGTACCTCGGTGATCTCGGCGGGCTGACCGCGGACCGCCGGCTCATCCGGCTCGACCTGCGCGGCACCGGCGACTCCGCGGTCCCCGACGACGAGGGCACGTACCGCTGCGACCGGCTGGTCGACGACGTCGAGGCGCTGCGCGAGCACTGCGGGTTCGACCGCGCCGACGTCCTCGCCCACTCGGCGGGAGCCAACCTCGCCCTCCTGTACGCGGCGGCGTACCCCGCACGGGTGAAGTCCCTCGTCCTCGTCACCCCCGGCGCCCGCGCCCTCGGGATCGCCGCCACCCGGGAGGACCGGCGGGGCGCGGTCGCACTGCGCCGCGGCGAGCCCTGGTACGAGGCCGGCCGCGCGGCCTGGGAGGCGCTACTCGGCGGGGCGGAACCCGACGACCTCTGGCCGGACGTCGTGCCCTTCATGTACGGCCGCTGGGACGCCGCCGCCCGGAAGCACGCCGCGGACGACGCACACCAGACCAACCCGCACGCGCGCGGCGGCTACCACGCCGACGGCGCGTTCGACCCGGACGCCACGCGCAGGGCGCTCGCCGCGCTGGAAGCGCCCGTCCTCGTGATCGCCGGCGAGTACGACGGCGCTCCCACCCCCGCCCGCGCGCGCGAGATCGCCGCCGTGTTCCCGCACGGCGGGGCGGCCGTGCAGTCCGGCGCCGGCCACTACCCGTGGCTGGACGACCCCGCCGCCTTCCGCCGCACCGTGGCCGACTTCCCGGGGGCCGGGACCGACTTCCCGGAGACCGGGGGACGCCCGCCGTGA
- a CDS encoding NAD(P)H-dependent flavin oxidoreductase produces METELSKRLGVEHAIFGFTPFPAVAAAISRAGGFGVLGAVRYTAPGDLARDLDWMQEHTGGRPYGLDVVMPAGRAEGATEAEVEAMIPDGHRRFVEELLTAHGVPPLPAGEASGWRITGWLEHVARSQLDVAFDYPIRLLANALGSPPPDVVARARDRGVLVAALAGSAAHARRHAEAGIDVVVAQGYEAGGHTGEIASMVLTPEVVDAVRPLPVLAAGGIGSGEQIAAGLALGAQGVWLGSIWLTTTEADLHSRALTAKLLAAGSGDTVRSRALTGKPARQLRTAFTDAWDDPGGPGALPMPLQGLLVAEAVSRIQKWETEPLLGTPVGQIVGRMTSERSVRQVFDDLTRGFERAVDRVQRIAGRSGS; encoded by the coding sequence ATGGAGACGGAGCTGAGCAAGAGACTGGGAGTCGAGCACGCCATCTTCGGCTTCACCCCGTTCCCCGCGGTCGCCGCCGCCATCAGCCGGGCCGGCGGCTTCGGCGTCCTGGGAGCGGTCCGCTACACCGCGCCCGGCGACCTCGCCCGGGACCTCGACTGGATGCAGGAGCACACCGGCGGCAGGCCGTACGGACTCGACGTCGTCATGCCGGCCGGGCGAGCCGAAGGCGCCACCGAGGCAGAAGTCGAAGCCATGATCCCCGACGGGCACCGCCGGTTCGTCGAGGAGCTGCTCACCGCACACGGCGTACCCCCGCTGCCCGCGGGTGAGGCGTCCGGCTGGCGGATCACCGGCTGGCTGGAGCACGTCGCCCGCAGCCAGCTCGACGTCGCGTTCGACTACCCGATCCGTCTCCTCGCCAACGCCCTCGGCTCCCCGCCGCCCGACGTCGTCGCCCGGGCCCGCGACCGCGGGGTGCTCGTCGCCGCGCTCGCGGGCAGCGCGGCGCACGCCCGCCGCCACGCCGAGGCCGGCATCGACGTCGTCGTCGCCCAGGGCTACGAGGCGGGCGGCCACACCGGCGAGATCGCCTCCATGGTGCTCACTCCGGAGGTCGTCGACGCCGTCCGCCCGCTGCCGGTGCTCGCCGCCGGAGGCATCGGCAGCGGCGAGCAGATCGCCGCCGGACTGGCCCTGGGTGCCCAGGGCGTCTGGCTCGGCTCGATCTGGCTCACCACCACCGAGGCCGACCTGCACTCCCGCGCCCTCACGGCGAAGCTGCTCGCCGCGGGCTCGGGCGACACCGTCCGCTCCCGCGCCCTCACCGGCAAGCCCGCCCGCCAGCTCCGCACCGCGTTCACCGACGCATGGGACGACCCCGGCGGACCCGGCGCCCTGCCCATGCCCCTCCAGGGGCTCCTCGTCGCCGAGGCCGTCTCCCGCATCCAGAAATGGGAGACCGAACCGCTCCTCGGCACCCCGGTGGGCCAGATCGTCGGCCGGATGACCTCGGAGCGGAGTGTCCGGCAGGTCTTCGACGATCTCACCCGCGGCTTCGAGCGCGCCGTCGACCGGGTCCAGCGCATCGCCGGAAGGAGCGGATCATGA